The Geothrix sp. genome window below encodes:
- a CDS encoding TonB-dependent receptor produces MAPHPFLPLISCLLVAGAGLQAQAPAQAAPRAAIKVEGTATVEVTATRFPEDPAKVPASISVFSARELADRGATDLRSALGLAAGVFIAPGGDGGPAGSVPEFWGLKEFDAFLLVVDGVPWGGAFNPALSTLSLEGVERIEVQRGAAPVMYGATSFVGVIQVIRSLPAETQNSARLSLGTHGSFGAGATLRLPVWSGVDSSLTVDHDQQGFEDARTDFKRSHLLWRNRLQALDGVIRFDLEGAAVDQKPASPFPRVGRALTDQVPLDANHNPAGAFLNDRRFTFTTGYDRLLEASVLWSTTLSVARARQDAFRGFLTEVGPADPNAHGFRERIDLTDVYFDSHLTWSLGGAFKVVTGVDHLHGQGSGRGGDFDYTVNLDGSNAPGAATLPSQADIRIDDRRDFSGLYAFVQWQAVPRLVLEAGLRLTRADEARRAATLDFGSGALDGGSDTKTTTRLSGSAGATWTAWQSGTDRVNLFAGVRSTFKPAAMDFGLDSSARILEPETATSYDLGLKADLLDRRLTLEVSTFLMDFQNLVVPQSAAGAPVLVNAGAERFQGAEASASFRVAGDLTARAAYSYHDARFRNYQKDFGDGTLTQLAGKRLEMSPYHLGGLGLAYAPARGLTATVEMNYAGAVLLNQRNTAPAGGYATYAASLGWRERRWDLRLSGQNLTDRRKPVAESELGDAQYYLLPGRQVTLGARYRF; encoded by the coding sequence ATGGCGCCCCATCCGTTTCTGCCCCTGATCTCCTGCCTCCTGGTGGCGGGCGCGGGCCTCCAGGCCCAGGCTCCTGCCCAGGCAGCGCCCAGGGCCGCCATCAAGGTCGAAGGTACCGCCACGGTGGAGGTGACCGCCACGCGGTTCCCTGAGGATCCGGCCAAGGTGCCGGCCTCGATCAGCGTCTTTTCCGCCAGGGAGCTCGCGGACCGCGGGGCCACGGACCTCCGGTCCGCCCTGGGTCTGGCGGCCGGGGTGTTCATCGCCCCCGGTGGCGATGGCGGCCCGGCGGGAAGCGTGCCGGAGTTCTGGGGCCTGAAGGAGTTCGACGCCTTCCTGCTCGTGGTGGATGGGGTGCCCTGGGGCGGCGCCTTCAATCCGGCCCTGTCCACCCTCAGCCTGGAGGGCGTGGAGCGCATCGAAGTCCAGCGGGGCGCGGCCCCCGTGATGTACGGGGCGACCTCCTTCGTCGGCGTGATCCAGGTGATCCGCAGCCTGCCTGCGGAGACCCAGAACTCGGCGCGCCTCTCCCTGGGGACTCACGGCAGCTTCGGCGCTGGCGCGACCCTGCGGCTGCCGGTCTGGTCGGGCGTGGATTCCAGCCTGACGGTCGATCACGACCAGCAGGGTTTCGAGGATGCCCGCACCGATTTCAAGCGGAGCCACCTCCTGTGGCGGAACCGGCTCCAGGCCCTGGATGGCGTGATCCGGTTCGATCTGGAAGGCGCGGCGGTGGATCAGAAGCCCGCGAGTCCCTTCCCCCGGGTGGGCAGGGCCCTGACCGACCAGGTGCCCCTGGATGCGAACCACAATCCGGCCGGGGCCTTCCTCAACGACCGGCGCTTCACCTTCACCACCGGATACGATCGGCTCCTGGAGGCCTCGGTCCTCTGGTCCACCACCCTCTCCGTCGCGCGGGCCCGGCAGGATGCCTTCCGCGGGTTCCTCACCGAGGTGGGCCCCGCGGATCCCAACGCCCATGGATTCCGCGAGCGCATCGACCTCACGGATGTCTACTTCGATTCCCACCTGACCTGGTCCCTGGGCGGGGCATTCAAGGTCGTCACCGGCGTGGACCACCTCCACGGCCAGGGCAGCGGTCGAGGCGGGGATTTCGACTACACCGTGAACCTGGACGGATCCAACGCACCCGGAGCGGCCACCCTGCCCAGTCAGGCCGACATCCGCATCGACGACCGCCGGGACTTTTCCGGACTCTATGCCTTCGTCCAGTGGCAGGCCGTGCCCAGGCTGGTGCTGGAGGCCGGCCTCCGGCTCACGCGGGCCGACGAGGCCCGCCGCGCGGCCACGCTGGACTTCGGCAGCGGCGCCCTCGACGGTGGCTCGGACACCAAGACCACGACGCGCCTGTCGGGTAGCGCCGGGGCCACCTGGACCGCTTGGCAGTCGGGTACCGACCGGGTGAACCTCTTCGCCGGTGTCCGCAGCACCTTCAAACCCGCGGCCATGGATTTTGGCCTGGACAGCAGCGCCCGGATCCTCGAGCCGGAGACGGCCACCAGCTACGACCTCGGCCTGAAGGCCGACCTCCTGGACCGGCGTCTCACCCTCGAGGTCAGCACCTTCCTCATGGACTTCCAGAACCTGGTCGTCCCCCAATCCGCGGCGGGGGCGCCGGTGCTCGTGAACGCCGGCGCGGAGCGCTTCCAGGGGGCCGAAGCCAGCGCCAGCTTCCGGGTCGCCGGCGATCTCACGGCCCGGGCGGCCTACAGCTACCACGACGCCCGGTTCCGGAACTACCAGAAGGACTTCGGGGACGGCACCCTCACGCAGCTGGCGGGCAAGCGGCTGGAGATGTCCCCCTACCACCTGGGTGGGCTGGGCCTGGCCTACGCGCCTGCCAGGGGACTGACGGCCACGGTGGAGATGAACTATGCCGGGGCGGTCCTCCTCAACCAACGCAACACTGCGCCCGCGGGCGGCTACGCCACCTACGCCGCCAGCCTTGGATGGCGGGAGCGCCGCTGGGACCTCCGCCTCAGCGGCCAGAACCTCACGGACCGCCGCAAGCCCGTGGCCGAGAGCGAGCTGGGGGATGCCCAGTACTACCTGCTGCCCGGCCGGCAGGTGACCCTGGGCGCCCGGTACCGGTTCTGA
- the miaB gene encoding tRNA (N6-isopentenyl adenosine(37)-C2)-methylthiotransferase MiaB encodes MKFHIQTWGCQMNDHDGEKLSGLLSAEGFEAVDSVEDAELVLLNTCSIREKAVHKVYSELGRLREEKQRRPLMVGVTGCLAQQEQAALFKRAPHIDFVLGTMALKQLPRLVAEAQAGKARVMDAGEYPDNHLFPPSVTRRRDTAKALVTITEGCNHACTYCIVPTTRGAERHRPYEDVLAEVRGLVARGYREVELLGQNVNSYAGGCTFADLLERVSEVEGLEWIRFTTSHPMNFTKDLARVLVTNPKVAPFLHLPLQSGSDRVLKRMLREYTVAEYLERLGYLGEGRSRMALSTDFIVGFPGETDEDFEATMRVLDEVAFDSSFSFIYSPRPGTPSLRLKDDLPLAVKSARLTRLQQRQSELTRASNERFLGREIPVRIETHGPNEQGWWLARSGEWKTIHLAAGPGRELPFGELVRARVTLASPHFLGAELV; translated from the coding sequence ATGAAGTTCCACATCCAGACCTGGGGCTGCCAGATGAACGATCACGACGGCGAGAAGCTGTCGGGATTGCTGTCGGCCGAGGGTTTCGAGGCGGTGGATTCGGTGGAAGACGCCGAGCTGGTGCTGCTGAACACCTGCTCCATCCGCGAGAAGGCCGTGCACAAGGTCTATTCGGAGCTGGGCCGCCTCCGCGAGGAGAAGCAGCGGCGCCCGCTGATGGTGGGCGTCACCGGCTGCCTGGCCCAGCAGGAACAGGCCGCGCTCTTCAAGCGGGCGCCCCACATCGACTTCGTGCTGGGCACCATGGCGCTGAAGCAGCTGCCGCGGCTGGTGGCCGAGGCCCAGGCGGGCAAGGCCCGGGTGATGGATGCAGGCGAATACCCGGACAACCACCTCTTCCCCCCCTCGGTCACGCGGCGGCGGGATACGGCCAAGGCCCTGGTGACCATCACGGAGGGCTGCAACCACGCCTGCACCTACTGCATCGTGCCCACCACCCGCGGCGCCGAGCGCCACCGGCCGTACGAGGATGTGCTGGCCGAGGTGCGCGGTCTGGTCGCGCGCGGCTACCGCGAGGTGGAGCTGCTGGGCCAGAATGTGAACAGCTACGCCGGAGGCTGCACCTTCGCGGACCTGCTGGAGCGCGTCTCCGAGGTGGAGGGCCTGGAGTGGATCCGCTTCACCACCAGCCATCCCATGAACTTCACGAAGGACCTGGCGCGGGTCCTGGTCACCAATCCGAAAGTGGCGCCCTTCCTCCACCTGCCCCTGCAGAGCGGCAGCGACCGGGTGCTGAAGCGCATGCTGCGCGAATACACCGTGGCCGAGTACCTGGAGCGCCTGGGTTACCTGGGCGAAGGCCGGTCCCGCATGGCCCTCAGCACGGACTTCATCGTGGGCTTCCCCGGGGAGACCGACGAGGACTTCGAAGCCACGATGCGGGTGCTGGACGAGGTGGCCTTCGACAGTTCCTTCAGCTTCATCTACTCGCCGCGGCCCGGCACGCCTTCGCTGCGCCTCAAGGACGACCTGCCCCTGGCGGTGAAATCCGCCCGCCTGACGCGCCTTCAGCAGCGCCAGAGCGAGCTCACGCGGGCCAGCAACGAGCGGTTCCTGGGCCGTGAGATTCCTGTGCGCATCGAGACCCACGGTCCCAACGAGCAGGGCTGGTGGCTGGCCCGGAGCGGCGAGTGGAAGACGATCCATCTGGCGGCCGGGCCGGGCCGCGAGCTGCCGTTCGGCGAGCTCGTGCGCGCCCGGGTCACCCTGGCCAGTCCCCATTTCCTGGGCGCGGAACTGGTCTAG
- a CDS encoding TonB-dependent receptor — protein sequence MPFPRVPVLGPLAFLLAASAAAQTTGALRVEVLDRGGKPRPGALLVLESVERGERRNLKTDGQGLATVAGLIPGTYRLEGRTLHLRADERIQIRLRLEEAQATVAVEASPLRVEGSSVTAHTVLDAEDLVRLPFSPHRYVEHAYLAPGVTPSGKPEPVVLGSMLDANAYLVDGMATGLSSTGRFGMNLSTEILESQTLTTGGHKAEVGFASGGVYNLVTKSGGSEYHGAAFTSRIFRGLNARPDGGKATTPEERPTDSNEFGFSLGGPLVKDSLFFFGAFNRQLMNLDFENVQPAGAAPHRRSQEEDRSYRFLKLTWLASAEHRLEFSYFGDPVTQTNFDTAGDSSVKDLQQPNRTRGGDSYLLKHVGALGPQLTWENTLGLHLTRFHWFPATPEAGPSRGQLDAPGAESFGAYAEDRLDRVQNLTLRSEFAYFVGSHQIKAGFQGLASEYTKVFQRPSFGLSYLDRAAGGAGPAAGDLAAIRAGLLSIHGSDYGYAAGDSLATASPVSGQLVGGRASYLYQRTLAEAGSYGSPLKQEVLGLFAQDDWTFAAGWIANLGLRVDRASLDAEDGRQLYRQTLLSPRVGLSWDPATDGRTRLYAYAGRIYSPATPGNLAAAGATTGGPATVKQVWVPSLNDWRTWQATGVQGVKNVAVGDLKAPRTDLYQAGVERVQDLPWFGTWTFEATVTVKAVRDLIDTYSSTYGYLPELDALANASATKKVIANLPGLRRDFRGFDLMARRAFEGGHRLQLSYSQGDLNGNSEVGNVNTSTGKNTGFASIPSLRQDYRLSPYDGTLNEEVKHAWKAFGSAALPWNLESSFAFLWRSGLRYSSLVKVSGDNVLAPGTTRGDQELPHVMSLDLGLAWRIRVQKVDLRAAMDILNATNRQPMTWVNNLGGAFTPGNFQQPRVWQFSLRAGF from the coding sequence ATGCCGTTCCCCCGCGTGCCCGTCCTCGGACCCCTGGCCTTTCTGTTGGCTGCCTCTGCCGCCGCGCAGACCACGGGGGCGCTCCGGGTGGAAGTCCTCGATCGCGGCGGGAAGCCCCGGCCGGGCGCACTTCTGGTGCTCGAATCCGTGGAGCGGGGCGAGCGGCGGAACCTGAAGACCGACGGCCAGGGCCTCGCCACGGTGGCCGGCCTGATTCCGGGCACCTACCGCCTGGAGGGTCGGACCCTCCACCTGCGGGCCGACGAGCGGATCCAGATCCGCCTGCGCCTGGAGGAGGCCCAGGCCACGGTGGCCGTGGAGGCCTCGCCGCTCCGGGTGGAGGGCAGCTCCGTCACCGCCCACACGGTCCTGGACGCGGAGGACCTCGTCCGCCTGCCCTTCTCCCCCCATCGCTATGTGGAGCATGCCTACCTGGCTCCCGGCGTCACGCCCTCCGGCAAGCCGGAACCCGTGGTGCTGGGCTCCATGCTCGACGCCAACGCCTACCTGGTGGACGGGATGGCCACGGGGCTCAGCTCCACGGGCCGCTTCGGCATGAACCTCTCGACGGAGATCCTGGAGAGCCAGACCCTCACCACCGGGGGCCACAAGGCCGAGGTGGGCTTCGCCTCCGGCGGGGTCTACAACCTGGTCACGAAGAGCGGCGGCAGCGAGTACCACGGGGCCGCGTTCACCAGCCGCATCTTCCGGGGGCTGAACGCCAGGCCCGATGGGGGCAAGGCCACCACGCCGGAGGAGCGGCCCACGGACTCGAACGAGTTCGGCTTCAGCCTGGGCGGCCCCCTCGTGAAGGACAGTCTCTTCTTCTTCGGGGCCTTCAACCGCCAGCTGATGAACCTGGACTTCGAGAATGTCCAGCCCGCAGGAGCGGCTCCCCACCGGCGGAGCCAGGAGGAGGACCGCAGCTACCGCTTCCTCAAGCTCACCTGGCTGGCCAGCGCGGAGCATCGCCTGGAGTTCAGCTATTTCGGGGATCCCGTCACCCAGACCAACTTCGACACGGCCGGCGACAGCAGCGTGAAGGATCTCCAGCAGCCCAACCGCACCCGGGGCGGCGACAGCTACCTCCTGAAGCATGTGGGCGCGCTGGGCCCCCAGCTCACCTGGGAGAACACCCTAGGCCTGCACCTCACCCGCTTCCACTGGTTCCCGGCGACGCCGGAAGCGGGGCCGTCCCGGGGGCAGCTGGACGCGCCTGGCGCCGAATCTTTCGGGGCCTATGCGGAGGATCGCCTGGACCGCGTCCAGAACCTCACCCTGCGGAGCGAGTTCGCCTACTTCGTGGGGTCGCACCAGATCAAGGCCGGCTTCCAGGGCCTGGCCTCCGAGTACACGAAGGTCTTCCAGCGGCCTTCGTTCGGCCTGTCCTACCTGGACCGGGCCGCCGGTGGCGCCGGACCCGCCGCCGGCGACCTGGCGGCGATCCGGGCGGGCCTGCTGTCGATCCACGGCAGCGACTACGGCTACGCCGCCGGCGACAGCCTCGCCACCGCCAGTCCGGTCTCCGGCCAGCTGGTGGGGGGCCGGGCCAGCTACCTCTACCAGCGCACCCTGGCGGAGGCGGGCTCCTACGGCAGTCCGCTCAAGCAGGAGGTGCTGGGGCTCTTCGCCCAGGATGACTGGACCTTCGCCGCCGGCTGGATCGCCAACCTGGGCCTCCGGGTGGATCGGGCGAGTCTCGATGCGGAGGACGGCCGGCAGCTCTACCGCCAGACCCTGCTGAGCCCCCGCGTGGGTCTGTCCTGGGATCCCGCGACGGACGGGCGGACGCGGCTCTACGCCTACGCCGGCCGCATCTACAGCCCCGCGACCCCGGGCAACCTTGCCGCGGCCGGGGCCACCACCGGCGGCCCCGCCACGGTGAAGCAGGTGTGGGTTCCCTCCCTGAACGACTGGCGCACCTGGCAGGCCACGGGCGTGCAGGGCGTGAAGAATGTGGCGGTGGGCGATCTCAAGGCCCCGCGGACGGACCTCTACCAGGCGGGCGTGGAGCGGGTCCAGGACCTGCCCTGGTTTGGGACCTGGACCTTCGAGGCCACGGTCACAGTCAAGGCCGTGCGCGATCTCATCGACACCTACAGTTCCACCTACGGCTACCTGCCCGAGCTGGATGCCCTGGCCAACGCCTCTGCCACGAAGAAGGTGATCGCCAACCTGCCGGGGCTGAGGCGGGACTTCCGGGGCTTCGACCTGATGGCCCGGCGGGCCTTCGAGGGCGGCCACCGGCTTCAGCTCAGCTACAGCCAGGGCGACTTGAACGGCAACTCCGAGGTGGGCAATGTGAACACCTCCACCGGCAAGAACACGGGATTCGCCTCCATCCCGAGCCTGCGCCAGGACTACCGCCTGTCGCCCTACGACGGCACCCTGAACGAGGAAGTGAAGCACGCCTGGAAGGCCTTCGGCAGCGCGGCCCTGCCCTGGAACCTGGAGTCGTCCTTCGCGTTCCTCTGGCGGTCGGGCCTGCGGTACAGCAGCCTCGTGAAGGTCTCCGGCGACAATGTGCTGGCCCCCGGCACCACCCGCGGCGACCAGGAACTGCCCCATGTCATGAGCCTCGACCTGGGCCTGGCCTGGCGGATCCGCGTCCAGAAGGTGGATCTCCGGGCCGCGATGGACATCCTCAATGCCACCAACCGCCAGCCCATGACCTGGGTGAACAACCTGGGCGGAGCTTTCACGCCGGGCAACTTCCAGCAGCCGCGCGTGTGGCAGTTCAGCCTCCGGGCCGGGTTCTGA
- the lepA gene encoding translation elongation factor 4, protein MAHPSLIRNFSIVAHIDHGKSTLADRLLELTKTVAGRDMQAQILDDMDLERERGITIKAHAVTLKYLAQDGQTYTLNLIDTPGHVDFTYEVSRSLAACEGAILVVDATQGVEAQTLANTYLALENGLEVFPVLNKTDLPSADPERVLQQIDTVIGLVDTAHAVNVSAKTGQNCDQVLEQIVKCIPAPQGDPAAPLQALVFDCYYDAYRGVVNLIRVVNGTLKAGDQIRFMSTGSEHRVDEIGIFDPKMDKQDSLSVGEVGYLVANIRQLVDVKVGDTVTHAVTLTTKPATEMLKGFKEIQPVVFAGIFPTSSDDYENLRNAMDKLRLNDSSFTYEPETSTALGFGFRCGFLGLLHMEIVQERLEREFDLDLITTAPSVRYHVHLTDGTETSVDNPSKLPPLQKIAKIEEPIIEATILTRTDFVGGLIKLCEERRGFQQKLEYLSQDRVMLVYELPLNEVVMDFYDKLKSISKGYASFDYHMKHYTESDLVKMDILVNAEPVDALSILVHRSKSQALGLALCQKMKEVIHQQMFDVAIQAAIGSKIIARTNVKARRKDVLAKCYGGDVSRKKKLLNKQKEGKKRMKSIGNVDIPQEAFLAILKVDN, encoded by the coding sequence GTGGCGCATCCCAGTCTCATCCGCAATTTTTCCATCGTCGCGCATATCGACCACGGCAAGTCCACCCTGGCAGACCGCCTGCTGGAGCTGACCAAGACCGTGGCCGGCCGCGACATGCAGGCCCAGATCCTCGACGACATGGATCTGGAGCGCGAGCGCGGCATCACCATCAAGGCCCACGCGGTGACATTGAAGTACCTGGCCCAGGATGGCCAGACCTACACGCTCAACCTCATCGACACGCCGGGACATGTGGACTTCACCTATGAGGTGAGCCGCAGCCTGGCCGCCTGCGAGGGCGCCATCCTGGTGGTGGACGCCACTCAGGGCGTGGAAGCCCAGACCCTGGCCAACACCTACCTGGCCCTGGAGAACGGCCTGGAAGTGTTCCCGGTGCTGAACAAGACCGACCTGCCCAGTGCGGACCCCGAGCGCGTGCTGCAGCAGATCGACACGGTCATCGGCCTGGTGGACACCGCCCACGCCGTGAATGTGAGCGCCAAGACCGGTCAGAACTGCGACCAGGTGCTCGAGCAGATCGTGAAGTGCATTCCCGCGCCCCAGGGCGATCCGGCCGCGCCGCTCCAGGCGCTGGTCTTCGACTGCTACTACGACGCCTACCGCGGCGTGGTGAACCTCATCCGCGTCGTGAACGGCACGCTGAAGGCGGGGGATCAGATCCGCTTCATGTCCACGGGCAGCGAGCACCGGGTGGATGAGATCGGCATCTTCGATCCCAAGATGGACAAGCAGGACTCGCTGTCCGTGGGCGAGGTGGGCTACCTGGTGGCCAACATCCGCCAGCTGGTGGATGTGAAGGTCGGTGACACCGTGACCCACGCAGTCACGCTCACGACCAAGCCCGCCACCGAGATGCTGAAGGGCTTCAAGGAGATCCAGCCCGTGGTCTTCGCGGGCATCTTCCCCACTTCCAGCGACGACTACGAGAACCTGCGCAACGCCATGGACAAGCTGCGCCTCAACGACAGCAGCTTCACCTACGAGCCGGAGACCTCCACCGCGCTGGGCTTCGGCTTCCGCTGCGGCTTCCTGGGCCTGCTCCACATGGAGATCGTGCAGGAACGCCTGGAGCGCGAGTTCGACCTGGACCTGATCACCACGGCCCCCAGCGTGCGCTACCATGTGCACCTGACCGACGGCACCGAGACCTCGGTGGACAACCCCTCGAAGCTGCCACCTCTCCAGAAGATCGCCAAGATCGAGGAGCCCATCATCGAGGCCACGATCCTCACCCGCACGGATTTCGTGGGGGGCCTGATCAAGCTCTGCGAGGAGCGCCGCGGTTTCCAGCAGAAGCTTGAGTACTTGAGCCAGGACCGCGTGATGCTCGTCTACGAACTGCCCCTGAACGAAGTGGTGATGGACTTCTACGACAAGCTCAAATCCATCTCCAAGGGCTACGCCAGCTTCGACTACCACATGAAGCACTACACCGAATCCGACCTCGTGAAGATGGACATCCTCGTGAACGCCGAGCCGGTGGATGCCCTGTCCATCCTGGTGCACCGCAGCAAGAGCCAGGCCCTCGGCCTCGCCCTCTGCCAGAAGATGAAGGAAGTCATCCACCAGCAGATGTTCGATGTGGCCATCCAGGCCGCCATCGGCAGCAAGATCATCGCCCGCACCAATGTGAAGGCCCGCCGCAAGGATGTGCTCGCCAAGTGCTACGGCGGCGATGTCAGCCGCAAGAAGAAGCTCCTCAACAAGCAGAAAGAGGGCAAGAAGCGGATGAAGTCCATCGGCAATGTGGACATCCCGCAGGAGGCCTTCCTGGCCATCCTCAAGGTCGACAACTAG
- a CDS encoding response regulator transcription factor, whose amino-acid sequence MPRTGILPLSARGPASLHVLIVEDEARTSSELRVGLEAAGLEVRQASSGEEGLRLCAEEAFEAMVVDVMLPGISGLTLVRRLREAGNDTPVIFLSAKGDLVDRLHGLEAGGDDYLAKPYSILEVVARLRTIARRVQGRQQTGRVQVADLVWDSGHRQISRSGHRIDLTPKEYALMTLLLEHAGHVVPRGQMVQAIWGMDCAVDPNAVDVQILRLRRKVDGPYPVKLIHTLRGVGLLLEPRETP is encoded by the coding sequence ATGCCGCGGACCGGGATTCTCCCCCTGTCGGCCCGGGGCCCCGCCTCGCTCCATGTCCTGATCGTGGAAGACGAGGCCCGGACCTCCTCGGAGCTCCGCGTGGGGTTGGAAGCCGCAGGGCTTGAAGTCCGACAGGCCTCCAGCGGGGAAGAGGGTCTCCGCCTCTGCGCCGAAGAGGCGTTCGAAGCCATGGTGGTCGATGTGATGCTTCCGGGGATTTCGGGCCTCACCCTGGTCCGGCGCCTGCGGGAGGCGGGGAACGACACTCCGGTGATCTTCCTGTCCGCCAAGGGGGACCTGGTGGATCGCCTGCACGGCCTGGAGGCCGGCGGCGACGACTACCTGGCCAAGCCCTACAGCATCCTGGAGGTGGTGGCCCGTCTGCGGACCATCGCCCGGCGGGTCCAGGGACGGCAGCAGACGGGGCGGGTGCAGGTGGCGGATCTGGTCTGGGACTCGGGGCACCGCCAGATCAGCCGGTCGGGCCACCGCATCGATCTGACGCCCAAGGAATACGCCCTCATGACCCTTCTGCTCGAGCATGCGGGCCATGTGGTTCCCAGGGGCCAGATGGTGCAGGCCATCTGGGGCATGGACTGTGCGGTGGATCCGAATGCGGTGGATGTCCAGATCCTGCGCCTGCGCCGGAAGGTGGATGGACCCTACCCCGTGAAGCTGATCCACACACTCCGCGGGGTGGGGCTCCTGCTGGAGCCCCGTGAAACCCCATAG
- a CDS encoding ATP-binding protein has product MKPHSGSILLKLQVGFGLAAMVLAALLALFMDGALRRSLEAEDAQVMEGQARALTQRLAAGLPLLDPGGHPRPEKAAWRVRDASGRILAESGDMAALPGLVAPPLGAPALEQPAPGGGVYSVVARAWSGGGQAGTLILVMDRTHEEALIRDFRRTLALGVVLATAAAALVARAIARWGLAPLGQIAQEAGSISDRNLDRRLATEHFPRELQELVTTLNATLSRLQEAFDRVGNLGAELAHELRTPLQNLRSTLENRALRPDCPEAEAATLGGLLEECDRMAALIEQILFLARSEHAPPGLQRVRVPVLELLEEVRGFFEAAAEHAGVALCLEAGADLAVEGDRLLLTRALHNLVANALRHAAQGQAARGGRVTLGAQATSETVALFVEDDGPGIPEAWIPRLGTPFLRPPDGRPLEGYGLGLAIVKRIAGMLGGRMEIRSRLGEGTRVDLWIPRDLTR; this is encoded by the coding sequence GTGAAACCCCATAGCGGCAGCATCCTCCTCAAGCTCCAGGTGGGCTTCGGCCTGGCGGCCATGGTCCTGGCCGCGCTCCTGGCCCTCTTCATGGATGGGGCGCTGCGCCGTTCGCTGGAGGCGGAAGACGCCCAGGTGATGGAGGGCCAGGCCCGGGCCCTCACCCAGCGCCTGGCCGCCGGCCTGCCCCTGCTGGATCCAGGCGGACACCCGCGGCCGGAGAAGGCCGCCTGGCGCGTGCGGGACGCCTCGGGCCGAATCCTGGCCGAGAGTGGAGACATGGCGGCACTTCCGGGTTTGGTGGCCCCACCCTTGGGGGCACCGGCCCTGGAACAGCCGGCCCCGGGAGGGGGCGTGTATTCCGTGGTGGCCCGGGCCTGGTCGGGCGGGGGGCAGGCGGGGACGCTGATCCTCGTCATGGATCGCACCCACGAAGAGGCCCTGATCCGCGATTTCCGCCGCACGCTGGCGCTGGGCGTCGTGTTGGCCACGGCCGCGGCGGCCCTGGTGGCCCGGGCCATCGCACGGTGGGGCTTGGCGCCCCTGGGCCAGATCGCCCAGGAAGCGGGCTCCATCAGTGACCGGAACCTGGACCGCCGGTTGGCCACAGAGCACTTTCCCCGGGAGCTCCAGGAACTGGTGACCACCTTGAACGCCACGCTCTCGAGGCTTCAGGAGGCCTTCGACCGGGTGGGCAACCTGGGCGCGGAACTGGCCCATGAGCTGCGGACGCCCTTGCAGAACCTGCGCAGCACCCTGGAGAACCGGGCCCTGAGGCCGGACTGCCCCGAAGCCGAGGCTGCCACTCTGGGAGGGCTGCTGGAGGAGTGCGACCGCATGGCCGCCCTCATCGAGCAGATCCTGTTCCTGGCCCGGTCCGAGCACGCACCGCCGGGGCTGCAGCGGGTCCGGGTTCCCGTCCTCGAGCTCCTGGAGGAAGTCCGGGGATTCTTCGAGGCGGCGGCGGAGCACGCGGGTGTGGCCCTGTGCCTCGAGGCCGGGGCGGACCTCGCCGTCGAGGGCGACCGCCTGCTCCTGACCCGGGCCCTGCACAACCTGGTGGCCAATGCCCTGCGTCATGCGGCCCAGGGCCAGGCGGCCCGGGGAGGGCGCGTGACCCTGGGGGCCCAGGCGACCTCGGAGACCGTGGCGCTGTTCGTGGAAGACGATGGCCCGGGCATTCCCGAGGCGTGGATCCCGCGGCTGGGGACGCCCTTCCTCCGCCCGCCGGATGGCCGGCCCCTCGAGGGATATGGGCTTGGCCTGGCCATCGTGAAGCGCATCGCGGGCATGCTCGGCGGCCGCATGGAGATCCGGAGCCGCCTGGGTGAGGGCACCCGGGTGGACCTGTGGATTCCGCGGGACCTGACGCGATAA